In Timaviella obliquedivisa GSE-PSE-MK23-08B, the sequence AGCATTTCAGCAGCTTAATGTCGGGGGTCTTCTTCCTGGAGATAATCAATATTCGGTTGCCGATTCCATCAATAGCTTTCAATATCATGCAGAGGTTGCACAGCGACACGGGTTAGACATGGTTGCTTACGAAGGCGGACAACATTTGGTAGGAGTCGGAGGCGTTGAGAATGATCAAGAATTGGCAAATTTTTTAGTAGAACTCAACCGCCGTCCCGAAATGCAGGATCTTTACACCAAGCTTCTGGACGGTTGGAAGCAATCTGGAGGAACGCTGTTTAACCATTTTGTGGATGCATCCACTGCTGGAAAATGGGGAAGCTGGGGTTCATTAGAAAGCATCACTCAAGTGACTTCGCCTAAGTATGCAGCTTTAACTAACTTTATTGCCAAAAACGATCGATGGTGGAACGAACCTACCTCATCTACTCGAATAGGTTTGCATCAGCGAGGAACATTTCAAAATGACCGATTGCAAGGTGAGAAGTATGACGACACTCTCATCGGCAAATCTGGAGATGATGAGCTTGCTGGAGGAAGGGGAGACGATCGCCTCCATGGTGGAGATGGCAACGATACCCTCATCGGTGACGCAGGTGATGATATTCTCATTGGCGGATTTGGAGCCGATAGTTTAACCGGTGGCGAAGGTGCAGATCGATTTGTCTACAGCAACCTAAGAGCCTCGCTAAGCAATGCTCCTGATGTGATTACGGATTTTGATTTAAGCCAAGGCGATCGCCTTCAACTCCGTAGTTTAACCATGCCCAAAGCTCTCATTAGCGCAGGTCTACAGCAAGACAATACCCTGACTGAGGCAGCCTCCTCCGCCTATACCAACTTTTCATTAGGAGCCGATTCTGCCCTACTGTTCAGTTGGGGTAGCAAAACCTATCTCTCCGTCAACAACCAAGACCCTGGTTTCTCTGCCCCCCAGGATTTGGTCTTAGAGATAGCAGGTTCCGTCGAAATACCTATCGGCACTCTGAAGGTCAATGACTACTTTGCCTAAACAATGCAGTGGATAGGTTTCTAGCTATAGATTAAACAAGTGGCAAAAAAAGGAGGGATTGAGCACTGCTCGATCCCTCCCTTTTCTTTCTAATAATGACTCATTCTAATAACGACCAATCCTCTTAAGAGTTAAGTTGATTACCACGCTTGTATTGGAAATAGGCAGCCACAAACAAGCCTGCCAACGTTACTGGAATCAAACCTAAGACAATGCCCACTAGCAATGGTTCTACCACGACTGATCTCTCCTTGATTTAAGGTCAAACATTTTAGCAAGTTTTTAGAGTTTACCTTGCCGCTATGCTCCTATCATCTCTTATTGCGATCGAATTTGGAATACCTTCTTACTCCAATTGAGGCAGAGAAGCAAGCGCAATCGAAAAACTTGTAAAAGATCAACCTAAATTGTTGCCTAAGTTGCTGAAAAAGAATAAATTATGCTGAGTTTTGATAATAAATAGGTTACATTTCTCATATAGTGTTGCCTGCCACAGTGCCTCCTTTATAACTTTGCATACTCAAGAACTGTTGAATAAACCCCTTACTCACACCAGCACAGATCTCCAAAAAGCTGCGATAACGACATTGGCAGTGCTACTAGTGGTGTTGATCTCCGTGTTCGGTGTTTACCAGTTTCGGCGCGCCGATCCCTATATTCAAAGCGTCTTGTCCTTGTCGGGCGACCCGGTGCAAGGACAGGTTATTTTTCAGCTTAATTGTGCCGTCTGTCATGGCATAGAGGGTCAAGGGTTAGTGGGCCCTAATCTTTACCATGTTGCCTCTCGCAAGTCGCAGGTAGGACTCATTGAACAGGTTATTAGCGGTAAAACACCTCCCATGCCGCAGTTTCAGCCTAGCCCCGAAACCATGGCAGATCTGCT encodes:
- a CDS encoding cytochrome c, encoding MAVLLVVLISVFGVYQFRRADPYIQSVLSLSGDPVQGQVIFQLNCAVCHGIEGQGLVGPNLYHVASRKSQVGLIEQVISGKTPPMPQFQPSPETMADLLKYLENL
- the petG gene encoding cytochrome b6-f complex subunit PetG — translated: MVEPLLVGIVLGLIPVTLAGLFVAAYFQYKRGNQLNS